Part of the Yersinia hibernica genome, GCGGTTTGATTACTGATTGCGGTAATAAAGTGATGAACTGCGCCACTAAATCCCCGCTGTTCCAATGTGGTTTGCCAACCCGGTGCGGGGAGACTTATCACCTGCCCCTCTGACTCCTGCTGCCACTGGCGCATATCGGTAATCTGGTAGCAAGCTCCGGGGCTAACGGCTTGTATACTTTCGCGCTGAGTGCCGGCGTCGCGGTGCATACTGGTGGTTATCTGGCAATCACCCGCCTGGAAATGGTGTTCAGCATAGAGCATTTGCCCCTGCGCATTGGCTTGTATCGCACCGCTCATCAGCTGTGCTGCATCCCCTCCGAGCCACAGTGCGGTGTCCACCACATGCAGATAATCATCAAGCAGCGTAAAACGAACATCATATGGCCCAACCCCATTCTGGCGATGTTTTTCCATACGCAGGGAAGCCGGTTGAATCATTTTTTGCTTAAGCTGCTGATACAAAGGCGCAAAACGGCGATTAAAACCCACCATAAGAGCCAAGCGCTGTTTCGCAGCCAAGGCGATTAATTGCTCAGATTGCGCGATGGTCTCAGCGAGCGGTTTATCCACATAAACATGGACACCGGCTTGCAGTAACTCACTGACCACCTGAAAATGGCTGGCAGTGCTGCTGTGAACAAAAATGGCGTCACATTGCGCAGCTAAGCTATCCAGCCGTGAGAAATAACGCATGCGGTAGCTGTCGCACACCGGTTGTGCTTTTAGCTGATTAGGGGAAAACGCCCCCACCAGCTGCCAGTCCATCTCTTGAGTCAAGATGGGTAAATAAGCCTTTTGCGCAATGCCGCCCAGACCCACAATGCCGACGCGCAGTTTTTTATCACCCCCGAGCTTTTTCATAATGTCCTTAATTAGTCATCCAGCTGTAGCATCACTTCATCCAGGCGGCGAGTCAGGGTAATGACTTGCTGTTCAAGCTGAGCCACGCGAGCCTCAAGAGCACTGGTGCCGCCGTCGGCACTGTCTTCAACTGACAACGTGGGCGCAATCTCGCCACTGAATAGATGCATAAAGCGGCTTTCACGTTTCCCCGGTTCGCGAGCTAAGCGCACCACAAATGGCCCATCCTCGCGTAAGGATAACTGCGTCAGAACCTCTTCAGTTTCAGCTACATCAGCAAATTCATACAGGCGATTGGTGCGGGTGCGCAACTCGCCGGGCGTCTGCGCACCGCGCAGCAATAAAGTGGTGATCACCGCCAGTTCAGCCGGGGAAAACTTAAGATTACCAAACTCAGAATTACAAAAACGATGTTCGTACTTCATTACCCGGTTACCACTTTGAGTTCGGATAAGGTGCTTTTTCAGTAGGAAATCCAGTGTCTGTTGCACTTCTGATTCAGCCAACTCCATCACCGGTTCGCGGTTGGTTTTCTGATTGCAGGCGATTGTGACACCATTGAGTGACATCGGATATTGCTCCGGCGTCGTCACTTGTTTTTCCAGTAAACAGCCAATAACTCGGGCTTCTTGAGCATTTAAACTGTGTTTCATCCTGACCTCAGCGCGTTGGTGTCCATTCTTTGTTAGTCAAAGCCGTCAGCACGTGATCGCGCCATTGACCATCAATCAGTAAATAATCTTTCGCGTAGCCCTCGCGCTCAAACCCAAGGCGCTCAAGCAAATTGCCACTGCGATGATTATGCGGCATATAGTTAGCCATAATACGGTGCATCCGCTCTTGGCGCTGCATGTAGCGATTCAGTGATTGTAGCGCTTCAAACATCAGGCCCTGCCCCTGCCAGCGCTCACCTAATGAATAGCCCAGAAAACAGGCATGAAATGATCCTCGCAGCACATTGCTAAAATTCGCCACACCGCGCACTTCTTTTTCTTCGGGATCTAACAAAATAAAATAATAGGCGCTGCCCTGTTTTTGCAGCTCCATAATCATTCCGAGCCTAGCCTGCCACCCGGAGGGCATGCAATGACTTTGATCTCGCACCGGCTCCCATGGTTTAAGAAATGCTTGATTTTCAGCGTAATACTCCGCCATACGGTAAGCATCGCGCTCATTAACCAGCCGCAGTGACATACGGTCTGTTGTTAGGCGTACTTTAGGTGTTGCTGAATGATAGCCGAACATCTGTTCCCCTTGGGCTATGCGCTGCACATAACTTAGCGCCAATCTCTGTGTTCAATATACCTGTTGTCTGGCGGCCAGGTAAAACCGCAAGTGGTGCTCTGTGCACACATCAATACCGCAAAGTTACGCCACTAAAGAGCTAAAAAACTATTTTATTATGAAATTGTCGGCGAGGTAACGTATTGACGATAAAAATATTATCAATCTATCCTCTATCGTTTCTGATAATTTAGGTACAAACTATAAGGGAGTTATTTATTCCCTCCTTGTTAAATTTCTGACGGTGAAGCATGGCTTTGGTATCACAAGCTCGCAGCTTGGGTAAGTATTTCTTATTGCTTGATAACTTATTAGTTGTGTTGGGTTTTTTCGTCGTATTCCCACTCATTTCTATCCGGTTTGTCGATCAATTGGGTTGGGCTGCAGTGCTGGTCGGCCTTGCCTTAGGGCTTAGACAATTAGTGCAGCAAGGGCTTGGTATCTTCGGCGGCGCGATTGCCGACCGCTTTGGTGCCAAACCCATGATAGTGACCGGCATGTTGATGCGGGCTGCGGGCTTTGCCCTCATGGCAATGGCTGACGAACCCTGGATACTTTGGTTAGCCTGCGCACTGTCTGGGCTGGGGGGCACCCTATTCGACCCGCCACGAACCGCCTTGGTTATCAAATTAACCCGCCCTCATGAGCGCGGCCGGTTCTATTCTCTATTGATGATGCAAGACAGTGCCGGGGCGGTGATTGGTGCATTAATCGGCAGTTGGTTACTGCAATATGACTTCCATTTCGTCTGCTGGACCGGCGCGGTTATCTTTATATTGGCGGCGGGCTGGAATATTTGGCTACTGCCCGCTTATCGAATCTCGACTGTGCGCGCCCCCATGAAAGAGGGGCTGATGCGGGTGCTACGTGACCGCCGTTTTGTCACCTATGTACTGACGCTAACCGGCTACTACATGTTGTCGGTGCAGGTCATGCTAATGCTGCCGATCGTGGTCAATGAGATTGCCGGCTCTCCCGCCGCGGTTAAATGGATGTATGCCATTGAAGCCGCACTCTCTTTGACTTTGCTGTACCCCATTGCCCGTTGGAGTGAAAAACGTTTTCGTCTTGAACAGCGCTTAATGTTTGGCTTGCTGATAATGACATTGAGCCTGTTCCCTGTCGGCTTGATTACCCATCTGCAAACCTTGTTTATGTTTATTTGTTTCTTCTATATGG contains:
- a CDS encoding Gfo/Idh/MocA family protein gives rise to the protein MKKLGGDKKLRVGIVGLGGIAQKAYLPILTQEMDWQLVGAFSPNQLKAQPVCDSYRMRYFSRLDSLAAQCDAIFVHSSTASHFQVVSELLQAGVHVYVDKPLAETIAQSEQLIALAAKQRLALMVGFNRRFAPLYQQLKQKMIQPASLRMEKHRQNGVGPYDVRFTLLDDYLHVVDTALWLGGDAAQLMSGAIQANAQGQMLYAEHHFQAGDCQITTSMHRDAGTQRESIQAVSPGACYQITDMRQWQQESEGQVISLPAPGWQTTLEQRGFSGAVHHFITAISNQTAPQISGEHAIYAQRMIERILQP
- a CDS encoding YceH family protein, translated to MKHSLNAQEARVIGCLLEKQVTTPEQYPMSLNGVTIACNQKTNREPVMELAESEVQQTLDFLLKKHLIRTQSGNRVMKYEHRFCNSEFGNLKFSPAELAVITTLLLRGAQTPGELRTRTNRLYEFADVAETEEVLTQLSLREDGPFVVRLAREPGKRESRFMHLFSGEIAPTLSVEDSADGGTSALEARVAQLEQQVITLTRRLDEVMLQLDD
- the rimJ gene encoding ribosomal protein S5-alanine N-acetyltransferase; its protein translation is MFGYHSATPKVRLTTDRMSLRLVNERDAYRMAEYYAENQAFLKPWEPVRDQSHCMPSGWQARLGMIMELQKQGSAYYFILLDPEEKEVRGVANFSNVLRGSFHACFLGYSLGERWQGQGLMFEALQSLNRYMQRQERMHRIMANYMPHNHRSGNLLERLGFEREGYAKDYLLIDGQWRDHVLTALTNKEWTPTR
- the mdtH gene encoding multidrug efflux MFS transporter MdtH; protein product: MALVSQARSLGKYFLLLDNLLVVLGFFVVFPLISIRFVDQLGWAAVLVGLALGLRQLVQQGLGIFGGAIADRFGAKPMIVTGMLMRAAGFALMAMADEPWILWLACALSGLGGTLFDPPRTALVIKLTRPHERGRFYSLLMMQDSAGAVIGALIGSWLLQYDFHFVCWTGAVIFILAAGWNIWLLPAYRISTVRAPMKEGLMRVLRDRRFVTYVLTLTGYYMLSVQVMLMLPIVVNEIAGSPAAVKWMYAIEAALSLTLLYPIARWSEKRFRLEQRLMFGLLIMTLSLFPVGLITHLQTLFMFICFFYMGSIIAEPARETLSASLADSRARGSYMGFSRLGLALGGALGYTGGGWMYDTGRTLAMPELPWFLLGIIGLITLMGLYWQFNQRRIESAMLSGS